In Qipengyuania psychrotolerans, one DNA window encodes the following:
- the tgt gene encoding tRNA guanosine(34) transglycosylase Tgt yields the protein MSERFSFKIDATDGRARTGRISMMRGDIRTPAFMPVGTAATVKAMKPETVRATGADIILGNTYHLMLRPGAERVARLGGLHKFMNWDRPILTDSGGYQVMSLSDLRKLTEKGVEFRSHIDGSKHMLTPERSMEIQRLLGSDIVMAFDECPRADRPRDEIAASMEMSMRWAKRSREGFDAGGEHAARSALFGIQQGALDEDLRKISAQKLADIGFDGYAIGGLAVGEGQEAMFATLDFAPQQLPEDRPRYLMGVGKPDDLVGAVERGVDMFDCVLPSRSGRNGQAFTWNGPINLRNARFAEDTAPLDDRCACSVCANYSRAYLHHLQKAGEILGAMLMTEHNIAFYQQLMEGMRSAISAGTFAGFAADFRREYQQTGKS from the coding sequence GTGAGCGAACGCTTTTCCTTCAAGATCGACGCGACCGACGGGCGAGCGCGCACGGGACGTATCTCGATGATGCGCGGCGATATTCGCACGCCTGCGTTCATGCCCGTAGGCACTGCGGCGACGGTCAAGGCTATGAAGCCGGAGACTGTCCGCGCGACAGGTGCCGACATCATTCTCGGCAACACCTACCACCTGATGCTTCGCCCCGGAGCCGAGCGCGTTGCCCGGCTGGGCGGCCTGCACAAATTCATGAACTGGGATCGGCCCATCCTGACCGATAGCGGCGGCTATCAGGTGATGAGCCTTTCTGACCTCCGCAAGCTGACCGAAAAGGGTGTCGAGTTTCGGAGCCATATCGATGGTTCAAAGCACATGCTGACACCGGAACGTTCGATGGAGATCCAGCGGCTCCTGGGTTCGGATATCGTGATGGCATTCGATGAATGCCCCCGCGCGGACCGCCCGCGCGACGAAATTGCTGCCAGCATGGAAATGTCCATGCGCTGGGCAAAGCGTAGCCGCGAAGGATTCGACGCTGGCGGTGAACACGCCGCGCGTTCAGCCCTGTTTGGCATTCAGCAAGGCGCGCTTGATGAAGATTTGCGCAAAATCAGCGCACAGAAACTCGCCGACATCGGCTTCGACGGATATGCCATCGGCGGCCTGGCAGTAGGCGAGGGACAGGAGGCGATGTTCGCCACGCTCGACTTTGCTCCGCAGCAGCTGCCCGAGGATCGGCCGCGCTATCTCATGGGTGTCGGCAAGCCCGATGATCTGGTGGGAGCGGTCGAACGGGGCGTAGACATGTTTGACTGCGTCCTTCCCAGTCGCTCGGGCAGGAACGGCCAGGCCTTCACATGGAACGGTCCCATAAACCTGCGCAATGCGCGTTTCGCAGAAGATACTGCGCCGCTGGATGATCGCTGCGCGTGCTCGGTCTGCGCGAACTATTCGCGCGCATACCTCCATCATTTGCAGAAGGCTGGCGAGATCCTGGGGGCTATGTTGATGACCGAGCATAACATCGCCTTCTACCAGCAGCTTATGGAAGGAATGCGCAGCGCCATTTCGGCAGGGACGTTTGCCGGTTTTGCTGCTGATTTCCGACGTGAATACCAGCAGACAGGAAAGTCATGA
- a CDS encoding SDR family NAD(P)-dependent oxidoreductase codes for MSWRRAVIIGASGGIGAALALQLEAGGTEVLRYSRSAQDPEARIDLEDEASIEAAARHAASGGDVDLIIVASGFLHEDGEGPEKDWRQLSADNFAKSFAANATGPALVAKHFLPLLPDHGRAGFAALSARVGSISDNRLGGWYAYRASKAALNMIIRTLSVELARKKPDAFCVGIHPGTVDTALSEPFQRNVPDGKLFTAQHSAASLLATLGKITNEQSGKLFAYDGEEIAP; via the coding sequence ATGAGCTGGCGTCGTGCCGTCATTATCGGGGCATCGGGCGGGATCGGGGCTGCATTGGCCCTGCAGTTGGAAGCTGGCGGGACTGAGGTACTGCGATACTCCAGATCTGCACAGGATCCGGAAGCTCGAATTGATCTGGAGGATGAAGCAAGTATCGAGGCCGCTGCTCGGCATGCAGCTTCAGGCGGCGATGTCGATCTTATCATTGTGGCTTCGGGTTTCCTGCATGAAGACGGAGAAGGCCCTGAAAAGGACTGGCGCCAACTCTCCGCCGACAATTTTGCGAAAAGTTTCGCGGCCAATGCGACTGGCCCCGCGCTAGTGGCCAAACACTTCTTGCCGCTCCTCCCCGACCACGGGCGGGCGGGATTTGCGGCATTATCCGCCCGCGTCGGGAGCATATCCGACAATCGGCTCGGCGGATGGTATGCCTACCGCGCAAGCAAGGCTGCGCTAAACATGATCATACGCACCCTTTCGGTAGAACTGGCGCGCAAGAAGCCCGATGCATTTTGCGTCGGAATACATCCGGGCACCGTCGACACCGCTCTCAGCGAGCCGTTTCAGCGCAATGTGCCTGATGGGAAGCTCTTCACTGCACAGCACTCTGCCGCCAGTCTCCTTGCAACGCTCGGCAAGATAACCAACGAGCAGTCAGGCAAGTTATTTGCCTATGACGGCGAGGAGATCGCCCCCTGA